The proteins below come from a single Synechococcus sp. WH 8101 genomic window:
- the gloB gene encoding hydroxyacylglutathione hydrolase, with protein MPPAAEVRDGLHALPVLQDNIVWIWVAGDRAVVVDPAVAAEVIDWLEARSLRLDAVLQTHHHADHIGGTPALLQRWPEAAVLAAANDRDRIPFQTLSVREGERIPLLDGELEVMEVPAHTRAHIAFVLTPSDGRPAALFCGDTLFSGGCGRLFEGTATDMHRALQRFSRLPADTTVHCAHEYTEANLRWAAALQPTNEAIQQRLKAVQALRREGGCSLPSTIAIERATNLMLRAADAEELGTLRQHKDHWRG; from the coding sequence ATGCCCCCTGCTGCTGAGGTGCGCGATGGCCTGCACGCCCTGCCGGTGCTCCAGGACAACATCGTCTGGATCTGGGTCGCCGGAGATCGAGCGGTGGTGGTCGACCCCGCCGTGGCCGCGGAGGTGATCGACTGGCTCGAAGCCCGCTCGCTCCGGTTGGACGCGGTGCTCCAGACCCACCACCACGCCGATCACATCGGCGGCACGCCGGCACTGCTGCAACGCTGGCCAGAGGCAGCGGTCCTGGCCGCAGCCAACGATCGAGACCGGATCCCGTTCCAGACCCTGTCGGTGCGGGAAGGCGAGCGGATTCCCCTGCTCGACGGGGAGCTTGAGGTGATGGAGGTTCCCGCCCACACCCGTGCCCACATCGCCTTTGTGCTCACCCCCAGCGATGGACGCCCAGCGGCCCTCTTCTGCGGCGACACCCTATTCAGCGGTGGTTGCGGTCGCCTGTTCGAGGGCACCGCAACCGACATGCACCGCGCTCTGCAGCGCTTCAGTCGTCTACCGGCCGACACCACCGTGCATTGCGCCCACGAATACACCGAAGCCAACCTGCGCTGGGCCGCAGCGCTGCAACCGACGAACGAGGCGATTCAACAGCGGTTGAAGGCGGTGCAGGCCCTGCGCCGAGAGGGCGGCTGCAGCCTGCCCAGCACGATCGCGATCGAACGGGCGACCAATCTGATGCTGCGGGCCGCCGATGCGGAGGAGCTGGGGACGCTGCGCCAGCACAAGGATCACTGGAGGGGCTGA